In Zygosaccharomyces rouxii strain CBS732 chromosome D complete sequence, one DNA window encodes the following:
- the COG6 gene encoding Golgi transport complex subunit COG6 (similar to uniprot|P53959 Saccharomyces cerevisiae YNL041C COG6 Component of the conserved oligomeric Golgi complex (Cog1p through Cog8p) a cytosolic tethering complex that functions in protein trafficking to mediate fusion of transport vesicles to Golgi compartments): protein MDFLEYHALAALDAPNETSQELPEPSSTLNLSSFPTSGTEEDAFKLPDLIGGTSSNNNSNNNNNNNNINNKDEENRNLYDKMTHYANLSMKKLNIDDARVPTIPTIPTREASSSQFVEPTRAKLSLPDNLNNRNKPTDATDVVLSKKLSKVLNDYSLSNYQSRSQLRKSLQSLERNRDKLNIDEKRLINPGYLGILERKSLRSDLENELLKDHLTVLEEFRPIVRRINRWSNSVNNIKETGQQLVEETEADQSNEDDSVTDRVNQLRADAKSLELKKQLLIALRDQFTLNQLEDDIIANGEVDLEFFKIVDKALQIKERATYLLALPSSRAGSSLISQTNQTLSFVNKKVFNHLVDFLHNYESNSQLLGERSFDPDDKNFILFQKSLIYLSNDLEHFNEFLKRVTSVRSKSVLDEFLSQFDFNPKDSKPILLSAQDPLRYIGDVLANIHSSIANEADFVKSLFKFQLDDSAITVPQFNKEYLQGLDEKLLNETVQSLANSCRIRVEQIVNFEEDPVVNLEIARLLNLYQLMFERKGIRRNSALISNLHKLECSARGKIPEYYVKFLKELASLPVEPSDDLLPPDWLSEYIGKIVDLFEVYQQANTEESHKVIDLAFLQKVVENPIKDILIKRIQTAFPLAKKNETSRFSSLTMQINCFDLIKTRFQPFTTTVFAQDDQVSSIFQMIENRLNSLVSQLLELQQKLLFENTGMGLYYNLFNMIFPVTSVQDELDYDMYLSLCENPLMDLSTIEKNVHEKLNTYIPQALTDVQENMLFKLASPTIADYICETCFSTLSLFYVTFRKVLMHLYPEQKESVQRFLNFSEQEFNTLVGIDQGNSE, encoded by the coding sequence ATGGATTTCTTAGAATACCATGCATTGGCCGCACTTGATGCTCCCAATGAAACTTCTCAAGAATTACCGGAACCTTCATCAACGCTCAATTTATCCTCTTTCCCTACCAGTGGTACAGAGGAAGATGCATTTAAATTACCAGATCTAATCGGTGGTACCAGCAGTAAcaataacagtaataataataataataataataatattaacaataaagatgaagaaaatcgTAATCTTTACGACAAAATGACTCATTATgccaatttatcaatgaaaaaACTTAATATTGATGACGCTAGAGTGCCCACAATACCTACAATACCTACACGAGAAGCAAGCAGCTCTCAATTCGTTGAACCCACCAGAGCTAAATTATCACTTCCTGATAATCTTAATAATAGAAACAAACCAACAGATGCTACAGATGTAGTATTatccaaaaaattgtcCAAAGTACTTAACGATTATTCACTAAGCAATTACCAATCAAGATCACAATTGAGGAAATCATTACAATCACTCGAAAGAAATAGAGATAAACTaaatattgatgaaaaacGACTGATTAATCCAGGTTATTTGGGAATTTTAGAAAGGAAATCATTAAGAAgtgatttagaaaatgaaCTTTTAAAAGATCATTTAACGGTTTTGGAAGAGTTCAGACCAATTGTAAGAAGAATTAATCGTTGGTCCAATTCTGTGAATAATATCAAAGAAACGGGCCAACAACTGGTGGAAGAAACAGAAGCAGATCAGTCTAACGAGGATGATTCTGTTACAGATCGTGTCAACCAGTTAAGAGCTGATGCTAAATCcttagaattgaaaaaacaacTTCTTATTGCATTAAGGGATCAATTCACTTTGAAtcaattagaagatgatatcATAGCTAATGGTGAGGtggatttggaattttttaaaattgtgGATAAAGCCTTAcaaattaaagaaagagCAACTTATCTATTGGCATTACCATCTTCAAGAGCCGGCAGCTCTTTAATTTCCCAAACAAATCAAACGCTAAGCTTTGTCAATAAAAAAGTTTTCAACCATTTAGTTGATTTTTTACACAATTATGAATCCAATTCTCAACTTCTAGGTGAAAGATCATTCGATcctgatgataaaaatttcatattatttcaaaagagTTTAATCTACCTTTCCAATGATTTAGAACATTTTAAcgaatttttgaaaagagtgACGTCCGTTAGATCGAAGAGTGTTTTAGATGAATTTCTGTCtcaatttgattttaaCCCTAAGGATTCAAAACCAATTTTACTATCTGCACAAGATCCCCTACGTTACATTGGTGACGTTTTAGCGAATATCCATTCTTCTATTGCAAATGAAGCAGATTTTGTCAAATCGTTGTTCAAATTCCAATTAGACGATTCCGCAATAACGGTCCCACAGTTTAACAAAGAATACTTACAAGGATTGGATGAAAAACTTTTAAACGAAACGGTACAATCCTTGGCCAATTCATGTCGGATCAGAGTGGAACAAATTGTGAATTTTGAAGAGGATCCAGTggtcaatttggaaataGCGAGACTACTAAATTTGTACCAATTGATGTTTGAAAGGAAAGGTATAAGGAGGAACAGCGCCCTTATCAGTAATTTACACAAATTGGAATGTTCAGCAAGAGGTAAAATTCCTGAATATTAcgttaaatttttgaaagaactcGCATCTTTACCCGTTGAACCAAGTGACGATTTATTACCACCGGATTGGTTATCAGAATATATTGGCAAAATTGTAGATTTATTTGAAGTTTACCAACAAGCAAATACTGAGGAAAGTCATAAAGTGATAGATTTGGcatttttacaaaaggtGGTGGAAAATCCCATTAAAGACATTCTAATTAAAAGAATACAAACTGCATTCCCATTAGCCAAGAAAAACGAAACGAGTAGATTCTCTTCACTAACGATGCAAATTAATTGCTTTGATCTAATCAAAACCAGATTTCAACCGTTCACCACTACAGTTTTTGCACAGGACGATCAAGTTAGTTCGATTTTTCAGATGATTGAAAACAGATTGAATTCATTAGTTAGTCAATTGTTAGAATTACAACAGAAGCTACTGTTCGAAAATACGGGAATGGGATTGTATTATAATTTATTCAATATGATTTTTCCAGTTACTTCAGTGcaagatgaattagattATGACATGTACTTGTCGTTATGTGAAAATCCATTAATGGACCTCTCCACCATTGAGAAAAACGTCCATGAGAAGCTCAACACGTATATTCCACAAGCTCTTACAGACGTACAAGAAAACATGCTTTTCAAACTAGCGTCACCAACGATCGCAGATTATATTTGTGAAACTTGTTTCTCGACCCTGTCATTATTCTATGTGACTTTTAGAAAAGTACTAATGCATCTGTATCCCGAACAGAAGGAGTCTGTTCAGCGGTTTCTCAATTTCTCTGAACAAGAGTTTAACACTCTAGTTGGTATTGACCAAGGGAACTCAGAATAA
- the FMC1 gene encoding Fmc1p (similar to uniprot|P40491 Saccharomyces cerevisiae YIL098C FMC1 Mitochondrial matrix protein required for assembly or stability at high temperature of the F1 sector of mitochondrial F1F0 ATP synthase) — protein MKPELQTYKSLIKAFVRADRTARIAQRAAERKQQLALLTYRRMNIAREQAKKDIDPSTRMKLIKDMATLNKRVEILKQKAPENDKKLLFVQDTSFLRDQILSAQDDRHIQHLEDIAAFVDNQREYDELIERYNPGARMSQEEKVKRTANKVGFQMPS, from the coding sequence ATGAAACCTGAATTACAAACTTATAAATCTCTAATTAAGGCATTCGTACGTGCTGACCGTACTGCACGCATTGCTCAAAGAGCGGCTGAGAGGAAACAGCAATTAGCTCTGTTAACTTATAGAAGGATGAATATCGCCCGTGAACAGGCAAAGAAAGACATTGATCCATCAACaagaatgaaattaatCAAAGATATGGCAACTTTAAATAAACGTGTGGAAATTCTAAAGCAGAAGGCTCctgaaaatgataaaaaattgttgtttGTTCAGGATACCAGTTTCCTTAGAGATCAAATCCTTAGTGCACAGGACGATCGTCATATTCAACATTTAGAAGACATTGCTGCCTTTGTCGATAACCAACGTGAATACGATGAATTAATCGAACGTTATAATCCCGGTGCTAGGATGTCACAGGAGGAAAAGGTTAAACGTACAGCAAATAAAGTTGGATTCCAAATGCCATCATGA
- a CDS encoding aldo/keto reductase (similar to uniprot|Q02895 Saccharomyces cerevisiae YPL088W Putative aryl alcohol dehydrogenase transcription is activated by paralogous transcription factors Yrm1p and Yrr1p along with genes involved in multidrug resistance), translating into MPEVAPQVKFGNTGLKISPILVGCMSYGSKSWSEWVVEDKQRIFSILKHCYDRGLRTFDTADVYSNGMSERLVGEFLRHYNINRETVVILTKVYFPVDESIQLTHSNIASTDNGLTLANQRGLSRKHIIAGVKGSVERLGTYIDVLQLHRLDHDTPMEEIMRALNDVVTQGDARYIGASSMLATEFAELQFIAEKHDWVKFVSSQSCYNLLYREDERELYPFAHRHNIALIPWSPLARGALSRPLGANTQRGSTDKGFQRFGFAELEAHEQEIVKRVEKVAKDKGISMATLGTAWVLSKGCYPIGGFSSEERVDEALKALDVKLTDEEIKYLEEPYKPRPLAV; encoded by the coding sequence ATGCCAGAAGTTGCACCACAAGTCAAGTTCGGTAACACCGGGTTAAAGATCTCACCCATTCTCGTCGGGTGCATGTCTTATGGATCGAAATCCTGGTCAGAATGGGTTGTTGAGGATAAACAGAGAATTTTCAGCATTTTGAAACATTGTTACGACAGAGGGTTACGTACTTTCGATACTGCTGATGTTTATTCTAACGGGATGAGTGAAAGATTGGTTGGTGAATTTTTACGCCATTACAACATCAATAGGGAAACCGTGGTTATTTTAACCAAAGTATATTTCCCCGTCGACGAAAGTATCCAGCTCACCCATTCAAACATTGCTTCTACTGATAATGGCTTAACTCTGGCTAATCAGAGAGGCCTTTCGAGAAAGCACATTATCGCAGGCGTAAAGGGCTCCGTGGAGAGATTGGGAACTTATATCGATGTCTTGCAATTGCACAGGTTGGACCACGATACCCCAATGGAAGAAATCATGAGAGCCCTAAATGACGTTGTCACTCAAGGTGATGCTCGCTACATTGGTGCCTCTTCCATGTTGGCAACAGAATTCGCTGAATTGCAATTTATTGCGGAGAAGCACGACTGGGTCAAATTTGTTAGTTCACAATCCTGTTACAACCTGCTTTACAGAGAAGATGAGCGTGAATTATATCCATTTGCTCACCGTCACAACATTGCGCTTATTCCCTGGTCACCACTGGCAAGAGGTGCGTTGTCCCGCCCACTAGGTGCAAATACCCAACGTGGGAGTACCGACAAAGGTTTCCagagatttggatttgctGAATTAGAGGCTCATGAGCAAGAAATTGTCAAGAGAGTGGAAAAAGTCGCTAAGGATAAAGGGATCTCAATGGCTACTTTGGGAACAGCATGGGTTCTAAGTAAAGGATGCTACCCAATCGGTGGGTTCAGTAGTGAAGAAAGAGTCGATGAAGCTCTAAAGGCATTGGATGTCAAGCTAACAGATGAAGAgatcaaatatttggaagaaccaTACAAGCCCCGTCCTCTGGCAGTctaa
- the NCE103 gene encoding carbonate dehydratase NCE103 (similar to uniprot|P53615 Saccharomyces cerevisiae YNL036W NCE103 Carbonic anhydrase poorly transcribed under aerobic conditions and at an undetectable level under anaerobic conditions involved in non-classical protein export pathway), producing MFTLSHESQLTDLLQANQDWTKATRQEHPDLFPTNGRGQQPHTLFIACSDSRVNENCLGVLPGEVFTWRSVANICKPDDLTTLSTLEFAVDCLHVNKIVLCGHTDCGGVATCINGKLNDLHENNCNHLAHYLQELEDTRVSYQDEIAASQDPYRLLTIRNAQRQYVNVKSNPTVQRALKEGRLQVHAVLYNVGTGLLEKLDSTE from the coding sequence ATGTTTACCCTATCTCACGAATCACAGCTGACTGACCTACTACAAGCAAATCAAGACTGGACAAAGGCCACCCGCCAGGAGCACCCGGATCTCTTTCCTACCAATGGTAGAGGACAACAACCACACACTCTATTCATCGCATGCTCCGATTCCCGTGTAAATGAAAACTGTCTCGGCGTATTGCCAGGTGAAGTATTCACCTGGCGTTCCGTTGCCAACATCTGCAAACCTGACGATCTCACTACATTGTCTACCTTAGAGTTTGCCGTCGATTGCCTGCATGTGAACAAAATTGTTCTATGTGGTCATACCGATTGTGGTGGAGTAGCCACATGTATTAATGGAAAATTGAACGATCTACATGAAAATAATTGCAATCACCTTGCACACTATCTACAAGAACTGGAAGACACCAGAGTTTCATaccaagatgaaattgcaGCTTCACAAGACCCATATCGTCTATTAACTATTCGTAATGCCCAACGACAATACGTGAATGTAAAAAGTAATCCAACTGTGCAGAGAGCTCTCAAGGAGGGAAGGTTACAGGTGCATGCAGTTCTCTACAATGTGGGTACCGGCCTACTGGAGAAACTAGATAGCACGGAGTAG
- the IDH1 gene encoding isocitrate dehydrogenase (NAD(+)) IDH1 (similar to uniprot|P28834 Saccharomyces cerevisiae YNL037C IDH1 Subunit of mitochondrial NAD()-dependent isocitrate dehydrogenase which catalyzes the oxidation of isocitrate to alpha-ketoglutarate in the TCA cycle): MFRHSLTKRTLATVATTEKMLPKKYGGRYTVTLIPGDGVGKEVTDSVVSIFKAENVPVDWDRVDISGVDRAEDVKSAVESLKRNRIGLKGIWHTSPADQAGHGSLNVALRKELDIYANVARFKSIPGVQVKIPDVDLVVIRENTEGEFSGLEHESVPGVVESLKIMTQDNIERIARFAFDYAKKNDRKQVVAVHKANIMKMGDGLFKNLVQEVGEKEYPELQVGNIIVDNASMQTVANPHQFDVLVTPSMYGTILGNIGAALIGGPGLVAGANYGRDVALFEPGSRHVGLDIKGQNVANPTAMILSSVLLLNHLGLNTSADRISKAVHAVIAEGKSVTRDIGGTASTTEFTEAVINKLATL; this comes from the coding sequence ATGTTTAGACATAGTTTGACCAAGAGAACTCTAGCTACTGTAGCCACGACCGAAAAAATGTTGCCAAAGAAGTATGGTGGTCGTTACACTGTTACTTTGATTCCAGGTGATGGTGTTGGTAAGGAAGTTACCGACTCCGTTGTCTCCATCTTTAAAGCTGAAAATGTTCCAGTAGACTGGGATAGAGTGGACATTTCCGGTGTTGACAGAGCTGAAGACGTTAAATCTGCTGTTGAATCCTTGAAGAGAAACAGAATTGGTCTTAAGGGTATCTGGCATACCTCTCCAGCTGATCAAGCTGGTCACGGTTCCTTGAACGTTGCTTTGAGGAAAGAACTTGACATCTACGCCAATGTTGCGCGTTTCAAGTCTATTCCAGGTGTTCAAGTTAAAATCCCAGACGTGGACTTGGTTGTCATCAGAGAAAACACTGAAGGTGAATTCTCTGGTTTGGAACACGAATCCGTTCCAGGTGTTGTCGAATCTCTAAAGATCATGACTCAAGATAACATTGAAAGAATCGCCAGATTTGCATTCGATTACGCCAAGAAGAATGACAGAAAGCAAGTGGTTGCTGTTCACAAGGCCAACATTATGAAGATGGGTGATGGTCTTTTCAAGAACCTAGTCCAAGaagttggtgaaaaggaatACCCAGAATTACAAGTTGGTAACATTATCGTCGACAATGCATCAATGCAAACTGTTGCTAATCCACATCAATTTGACGTTTTGGTTACTCCATCTATGTACGGTACAATCTTGGGTAACATCGGTGCCGCTTTAATTGGTGGTCCAGGTCTAGTGGCAGGTGCCAACTATGGTAGAGATGTTGCATTGTTTGAACCTGGTTCTAGACACGTCGGTCTAGATATCAAGGGTCAAAATGTTGCAAACCCAACTGCTATGATCTTGTCATCTGTTCTATTGCTAAACCATTTGGGTCTAAACACTTCTGCTGATAGAATCTCGAAGGCAGTTCACGCAGTTATCGCTGAAGGTAAATCAGTTACCAGGGATATCGGTGGTACTGCTTCTACTACCGAATTCACAGAAGCTGTTATCAACAAATTGGCTACTTTGTGA
- the SGA1 gene encoding glucan 1,4-alpha-glucosidase (similar to uniprot|P08019 Saccharomyces cerevisiae YIL099W SGA1 Intracellular sporulation-specific glucoamylase involved in glycogen degradation induced during starvation of a/a diploids late in sporulation but dispensable for sporulation) has product MVSKEKRSKDSDSKMIEKKRSNSRGLGKLPLPLPLPLIAFVLFVCATYKYILPLKVEMVGWPSQFSPPFNETNRIIIQDFFKPYDPSYPTSLPTTTYYRRINLRPLSAHRISRANFTLWLEEQTSISFEKILENIGDSDINDLYQQNVAEGAVIASPSKDKPDYFFQWPRDAAITVNTVISNLMGSDNAINLTLAKTIVKYLNNSAILQRIPNPSGEGVGGTDPQLKGLGEPKFEVDNKAFEGNWGRPQNDGAPLRLIATFHFLEKLAKQKIPLSQLLSNLKIDGLSFHDEDSLFENLIRYDLEFVLNNWKVDSFDLWEEVKGRHFFTSLVQLSATKLGIDFMKSNPDRQKDPLLKELQRTSTELNDFLTLEGGFLNPHKNYIVETPSSLNSRSGLDTAVLIASLLTHADDGETSPYNLPFGVNDSGILNTLHALTSIMAIIYPVNHQRYSPRMGVALGRYPEDVYDGVNTSEGNPWFLCTSTAAQLLYQLIHKIYAEESDLEIPVNTWESKFWTSIFEGFEAYPSSLFIGGNNGSDGAFRLVIPYNSPAFHQTMASLLDYGDSFLDKLREHVSDNGSMSEQFNKYTGIMQGARDLTWSHGALWSSSHFREQVLPLLSN; this is encoded by the coding sequence ATGGTTTCAAAGGAGAAAAGATCTAAAGATTCTGATTCAAAGATGATCGAGAAGAAAAGGTCAAATAGTAGGGGTTTAGGAAAATTACCATTgccactaccactaccattGATCGCCTTTGTTCTGTTCGTATGTGCAACTTACAAATATATTTTACCACTTAAGGTGGAAATGGTAGGTTGGCCCTCACAATTTTCTCCACCATTTAACGAAACAAACCGTATTATCATTCAGGATTTTTTCAAGCCATATGATCCAAGTTATCCGACATCTTTACCTACAACAACTTACTACAGGAGAATTAATTTACGCCCATTATCAGCTCACAGAATTTCAAGAGCTAATTTTACGTTATGGCTTGAAGAACAAACTTCAatatcttttgaaaaaatattagAAAATATTGGTGATTCTGATATCAATGATTTATACCAACAAAATGTTGCAGAAGGTGCTGTTATTGCCTCCCCTTCGAAGGATAAGCCAGACtatttctttcaatggCCCAGAGATGCTGCTATTACTGTCAATACTGTGATTTCTAATTTAATGGGATCTGATAATGCCATCAACTTGACACTAGCAAAAACCATCGTCAAGTATTTAAATAATTCCGCTATTCTACAGAGGATACCTAATCCATCCGGTGAAGGTGTAGGTGGAACCGATCCTCAGTTGAAAGGTCTTGGTGaaccaaaatttgaagtGGATAATAAAGCATTTGAGGGTAATTGGGGGAGACCTCAAAATGATGGTGCGCCATTAAGATTAATTGCTACATTCCATTTCTTAGAAAAGTTAGCTAAACAAAAGATTCCATTATCACAATTattatccaatttgaagattgatGGTCTTTCATTccatgatgaagatagtCTTTTTGAGAATTTAATTCGTTACGATTTGGAATTCGTTTTGAATAACTGGAAAGTGGATTCATTCGATCTATGGGAAGAAGTTAAAGGTCGTCATTTCTTCACAAGTTTAGTTCAACTTTCTGCTACTAAATTGGGGATAGATTTTATGAAATCTAATCCAGATAGACAGAAGGACCCACTACTAAAGGAATTACAAAGGACCTCCACAGAGTTAAACGACTTTTTAACACTAGAAGGTGGATTTCTCAATCCTCACAAGAACTACATTGTAGAAACGCCTTCTAGTTTGAATAGTAGATCAGGATTGGATACAGCTGTTTTAATAGCATCCTTGTTAACTCATGCCGATGATGGTGAAACTTCTCCGTATAATCTACCCTTTGGTGTTAACGATTCAGGAATTTTAAACACTTTACACGCTTTAACCAGTATTATGGCAATCATATACCCTGTTAACCACCAACGTTATAGTCCACGTATGGGTGTGGCTTTAGGTAGATATCCTGAAGATGTTTATGATGGTGTTAATACGTCTGAAGGTAATCCATGGTTTTTATGCACTTCAACTGCTGCACAATTACTCTATCAGTTGATTCACAAAATATATGCTGAAGAATCAGATTTAGAAATTCCTGTCAATACTTGGGaatccaaattttggaCATCTATATTTGAAGGTTTTGAAGCATACCCATCTTCTTTATTTATAGgtggtaataatggtaGTGATGGTGCTTTCCGTTTAGTGATTCCATATAATTCTCCAGCGTTTCATCAAACGATGGCTTCGTTGTTAGATTACGGTGattcatttttggataAGCTACGTGAACATGTTAGTGATAACGGATCCATGAGTGAACAGTTTAACAAATATACAGGGATCATGCAAGGTGCTCGCGATTTAACGTGGTCACACGGCGCATTATGGAGTAGTTCTCATTTTAGAGAACAGgtactaccactactatCCAATTAA
- the XBP1 gene encoding Xbp1p (weakly similar to uniprot|P40489 Saccharomyces cerevisiae YIL101C), with amino-acid sequence MYPIHRFDVNSVTLSKSPLDDYQRLYFGTLLSYSQERQPNVDIKSVSYKSNVAELFRQGKGNTLDCYEYSLPDVRNGMQQNDVMRGLSSLPRIGENQRNAAEMCREELEFITTKAFYDGHSLERRRRRHSSGGELDQNTNKQGGPAAYSDLHWNGISRDLKRQLVETYRNHLIHSGVPFAEASKVSLSDVMQRIRGGYIKIQGTWLPLDMAKLICTWFCFPIRYLLVPIFGPDFPQLCENARNHGFKRNDFEMVHPLQNLFEQPKTRSMSWTPGMTQREPTVAGNSSERYPERLPPISTIIDSITVDNYGYDRREPTVQTLSNLASFYNTHGHRYSYPGVHATQRQWRRPSWEDVRRPSMESTRSSGSIGWEHEFTYAPEKTSPRITDGAITDRFNERRPIPNDWRRPDQRNSREWRAQEGGS; translated from the exons ATGTATCCCATCCATCGGTTTGATGTTAACAGTGTCACCTTATCGAAGTCACCTCTAGATGACTACCAAAGGCTTTATTTCGGTACACTCTTATCATACTCGCAGGAGCGACAGCCAAACGTTGATATCAAGAGCGTTTCCTACAAAAGTAACGTCGCTGAGCTGTTTCGACAAGGTAAGGGCAATACACTAGACTGTTATGAATACTCATTGCCAGATGTTCGTAACGGTATGCAGCAGAATG ATGTTATGAGGGGTCTTTCCAGTCTACCACGTATCGGGGAGAATCAACGGAATGCGGCCGAAATGTGTCGTGAAGAACTTGAATTCATTACTACGAAGGCGTTTTACGATGGTCATTCTCTAGAAAGAAGACGTAGGCGGCACAGCAGCGGTGGGGAGTTAGATCAAAATACTAATAAACAAGGTGGTCCGGCGGCATATAGCGATTTGCATTGGAATGGAATCTCGAGGGACCTCAAAAGACAATTGGTGGAAACTTATCGAAACCACTTGATTCACAGTGGTGTTCCATTCGCAGAAGcatcaaaagtttcacTTTCAGATGTGATGCAGAGGATAAGAGGAGGTTACATTAAAATCCAAGGTACTTGGCTACCCCTAGATATGGCCAAATTAATCTGTACGTGGTTCTGCTTTCCTATTCGGTATTTGCTAGTACCGATATTTGGGCCTGATTTCCCACAGCTGTGTGAAAATGCAAGAAATCATGGATTCAAGAGAAATGATTTCGAAATGGTTCATCCTTTGCAAAATCTTTTTGAACAACCAAAAACTAGATCCATGAGCTGGACTCCTGGTATGACACAAAGAGAACCTACAGTTGCTGGCAATTCAAGTGAACGATACCCAGAGAGACTCCCACCCATTAGCACAATTATCGATTCTATCACCGTGGATAACTATGGATACGATCGACGAGAACCAACCGTACAAACGCTATCTAATTTAGCGTCCTTTTACAATACACATGGTCATAGATATTCTTATCCAGGTGTACATGCAACGCAAAGACAGTGGAGAAGACCATCGTGGGAAGATGTCAGAAGACCATCAATGGAGTCAACAAGAAGCAGTGGTAGTATTGGCTGGGAACACGAATTTACGTATGCACCTGAAAAAACCTCACCGAGGATTACAGACGGAGCAATAACTGATAGGTTCAATGAAAGACGACCAATCCCGAATGATTGGAGGAGACCTGATCAAAGGAATAGTAGGGAATGGAGAGCACAGGAAGGGGGAAgttaa